A stretch of the Erinaceus europaeus chromosome 1, mEriEur2.1, whole genome shotgun sequence genome encodes the following:
- the LOC132538925 gene encoding DNA (cytosine-5)-methyltransferase 3B-like has protein sequence MKGDTRPLNGEEDASGREDSITNGACSDQSSDSKDALSPPVLEAISTPEIRGRRSSSRLSKREVSSLLSYTQDLTGDGDDEEDEGSDMPMPKLFRETRTRSESPAVRPRNNNSQERHRPSARSTRGRQGRSQSEESPVMFSSTRSLRRRASTPWPSPSSPYLTIDLTNDDVVSPPSSSTPCQTQDSQQESLECPQVEEGKDADSTEYQDGKEFGIGDLVWGKIKGFSWWPAMVVSWKSTSKRQAMTGMRWVQWFGDGKFSEVSADKLVALGLFSQHFNMATYNKLVSYRKAIYHALEKARVRAGKTFPRSPGDSLDNQLKPMLEWAQGGFKPTGVEGLKPNNKQPVVNKSKVRRSGNGKLESRKHDNKSRRRTADDSANSDYCPPPKRLKTNCYNNGKDREDQSRDSCLSCGRKNPMSFHPLFEGGLCKTCRNRFHELFYMYDDDGYQSYCTVCCEGRELLLCSNTSCCRCFCVECLEVLVGTGTAAEAKLQEPWSCYMCLPQRCHGILRRRKDWNMRLQTFFTTDPGREYDAPKLFPAIPAPRRRPIRVLSLFDGIATGYLVLKELGFKVEKYVASEVCEESIAVGTVKHEGNIKYVHDVRDITRKDIEDWGPFDLVIGGSPCNDLSNVNPARKGLYEGTGRLFFEFYHLLHYARPKEGDDRPFFWMFENVVAMKVDDKRDICRFLECNPVMIDAIKVSAAHRARYFWGNLPGMNRIFGFPVHYTDVCNMGRGARQKLLGRSWSVPVIRHLFAPLKDYFACE, from the coding sequence ATGAAGGGAGACACCAGACCTCTCAACGGAGAGGAGGATGCCAGTGGGAGGGAAGACTCCATCACCAATGGGGCCTGCAGTGACCAGTCCTCTGACTCCAAGGATGCCCTCTCACCCCCAGTCCTGGAGGCCATCAGCACCCCAGAGATCAGAGGCCGAAGATCCAGTTCTCGGCTGTCCAAGAGGGAGGTCTCCAGTCTGCTAAGTTATACTCAGGATCTTACTGGTGATGGAGATGATGAGGAAGATGAAGGCTCTGATATGCCAATGCCAAAACTCTTCCGTGAAACCAGGACTCGTTCTGAAAGCCCAGCTGTCCGACCTCGAAATAACAACAGCCAGGAGAGGCACAGGCCCTCCGCACGTTCTACCCGAGGCCGGCAGGGCCGCAGTCAATCAGAAGAGTCCCCAGTGATGTTCTCCAGTACCAGGTCTCTGCGCCGGCGGGCAAGCACACCATGGCCTTCTCCTTCCAGCCCCTACCTCACAATTGACCTCACAAATGATGATGTGGTGTCACCACCAAGCAGCAGCACCCCTTGCCAGACCCAGGACAGCCAGCAGGAGAGCCTGGAGTGCCCACAGGTGGAGGAGGGCAAAGATGCCGACAGTACTGAATATCAGGATGGGAAGGAGTTTGGAATTGGAGACCTTGTGTGGGGAAAGATCAAGGGCTTCTCCTGGTGGCCTGCCATGGTGGTATCCTGGAAATCCACATCCAAGCGACAGGCCATGACTGGGATGCGGTGGGTCCAGTGGTTTGGTGATGGCAAATTCTCTGAGGTTTCTGCGGATAAGCTGGTTGCTTTGGGACTATTCAGCCAGCACTTTAACATGGCAACATACAATAAACTTGTCTCCTATAGGAAGGCCATATACCATGCACTGGAGAAAGCCAGAGTACGGGCTGGCAAGACCTTCCCCAGAAGCCCTGGTGACTCCTTAGACAACCAACTGAAGCCTATGCTGGAGTGGGCTCAAGGTGGCTTCAAGCCTACCGGTGTTGAGGGCCTGAAACCCAACAACAAGCAACCAGTTGTTAATAAGTCGAAGGTTCGTCGTTCAGGCAATGGGAAGTTAGAATCAAGGAAACACGATAACAAATCCCGGAGACGCACAGCTGATGACTCTGCCAACTCTGATTACTGCCCCCCGCCCAAGCGCCTCAAGACAAATTGTTACAACAATGGCAAGGACAGAGAAGACCAGAGTCGAGATAGCTGCCTGTCCTGTGGTAGGAAAAATCCTATGTCCTTCCATCCTCTGTTTGAGGGTGGGCTCTGCAAGACTTGCAGGAATCGCTTCCATGAGCTGTTCTACATGTATGATGATGATGGCTACCAGTCCTACTGCACCGTGTGCTGTGAGGGCCGAGAGCTACTTCTCTGCAGCAACACGAGCTGCTGCCGGTGCTTCTGTGTGGAATGCCTGGAGGTGCTAGTTGGCACTGGCACAGCTGCAGAGGCCAAGCTACAGGAGCCCTGGAGCTGCTACATGTGCCTCCCTCAGCGCTGTCATGGTAtcctgcgccgccgcaaagatTGGAACATGcgtctgcagaccttctttaccactgacccaggaagggaATATGATGCCCCCAAGTTGTTCCCTGCAATTCCTGCACCCCGGAGGCGACCCATTCGAGTTCTGTCCCTGTTTGATGGGATTGCAACAGGGTACCTGGTCCTCAAAGAACTGGGCTTCAAAGTGGAGAAGTATGTGGCCTCTGAAGTGTGTGAAGAGTCCATTGCTGTTGGGACCGTGAAGCATGAGGGCAACATCAAATATGTGCATGATGTCAGGGATATCACCAGGAAAGATATTGAAGACTGGGGCCCCTTCGACTTGGTGATTGGTGGAAGCCCATGCAATGATCTTTCAAATGTGAACCCTGCCAGGAAGGGCCTGTATGAGGGCACTGGCAGACTCTTTTTTGAATTTTACCACCTGCTGCATTATGCACGCCCCAAGGAGGGTGATGACAGGCCATTCTTCTGGATGTTTGAGAATGTGGTAGCTATGAAGGTCGATGACAAAAGGGACATCTGTCGTTTCTTGGAGTGCAATCCAGTCATGATCGATGCCATCAAAGTGTCTGCTGCTCACAGAGCCCGGTATTTCTGGGGCAACCTGCCAGGAATGAACAGGATCTTTGGCTTTCCTGTGCACTACACAGACGTGTGCAACATGGGCCGTGGTGCCCGCCAGAAGCTGCTTGGAAGATCCTGGAGTGTCCCAGTCATCAGACACCTCTTCGCCCCCCTGAAGGACTACTTTGCCTGTGAATAG